TCGCGGGCGGCCCGAGCGGCATCACTCTGCGCAGCGTGTCGGCGCTCGCGGGGCTCGCCACGCTGGCGGTCGTGCTCGCCTGGGGCTCGCGCGCGCTCGAGCCGGCGAGCGGGCTCGCCGCGGCGGCGGCGCTCGCGGCCATGGCGCAGTTCTGGCTCTCGGCCCGGCTGGGCACGGCCGACATGCTGCTGGTGCTCTTCACCACCGCCGCGCTCGCCGCGTTCGAGAGACTCG
This window of the Myxococcota bacterium genome carries:
- a CDS encoding glycosyltransferase family 39 protein gives rise to the protein MTRRALAVALFAAVAFGLFWRLGEPPPHHRGEQRSDAIVREMLASGQWLFPPLHGTARLQKPPLFYWAAAATAELAGGPSGITLRSVSALAGLATLAVVLAWGSRALEPASGLAAAAALAAMAQFWLSARLGTADMLLVLFTTAALAAFERL